Proteins from a single region of Halodesulfovibrio sp. MK-HDV:
- a CDS encoding FadR/GntR family transcriptional regulator, which produces MKGYQELLKKLSAIVHEHNLQPGDRLPPERVLAPLLGVSRNTLRNVLHKLEACRLVSIRKGSGTFLHTCLLEFEDVQESSGHDSERQMAERNEGSFLILPIVAAQSADNIGVRLIDKLQQANIALSRSLLSGATPMIYDDVLSFFRILAQGTNNQYLVAVVEHLFAYSDSLGTTITRLTQEQRNKLFASHVKLIHALRERDRGHAAEIMKRYILFFSYAAEVHCNVKATDLVFAAMQEYEGDWS; this is translated from the coding sequence GTGAAAGGTTATCAGGAGTTATTGAAAAAGCTATCAGCCATTGTGCACGAACATAATCTTCAGCCCGGAGACCGCCTGCCACCGGAAAGGGTGCTTGCACCACTTCTGGGAGTCTCCCGAAATACGCTGAGGAATGTTTTGCATAAGCTTGAAGCATGCAGGCTTGTTTCCATTCGAAAAGGTAGCGGTACCTTTTTACATACATGTTTACTCGAATTTGAAGATGTACAGGAATCAAGCGGACATGACTCTGAAAGGCAAATGGCAGAACGAAATGAGGGGTCGTTTTTGATTCTCCCAATTGTTGCGGCACAGAGTGCAGATAATATAGGGGTGCGGCTTATTGATAAATTGCAGCAGGCAAATATTGCGCTGTCTCGCAGCCTGCTGTCCGGTGCTACACCCATGATCTACGACGATGTGCTGAGCTTTTTCCGTATTTTAGCGCAAGGTACTAATAACCAATATTTAGTGGCGGTTGTTGAGCATCTTTTCGCTTATTCAGATTCGTTAGGAACAACGATTACCAGATTGACGCAAGAGCAACGAAACAAGTTGTTCGCATCCCATGTGAAGTTAATTCATGCACTGCGGGAGCGGGATAGGGGTCACGCTGCTGAGATAATGAAAAGGTATATCTTGTTTTTTTCATACGCAGCCGAAGTGCATTGCAATGTGAAAGCAACAGATTTGGTTTTTGCTGCAATGCAGGAGTATGAGGGGGATTGGTCATGA
- a CDS encoding MBL fold metallo-hydrolase: protein MTTKKKEVKRRDFLKGAATGVGVGVFAAMGMYSYSDARKEMFPKVERKQKDIGVCRSIHVTNISETSWFDNATLIGDIKKGGGLLVNQYDYNWPPFGNGKGLGKGSYADGMAKIKEFLPDRLDEAWDVVLENCIHPENAGGYSCLVEMEEMDGNKRKFLLDSGWSYKWMDECFKREGIDTMLRNKEIEALFISHEHFDHYWGLPVTLKYDPEITIYIPEGFYEEGLQYIKDCGHKGEVHTVKNGLFEVAPGFATYVFPVPIICRVYGEQSLYFNIADKGLVSVTGCCHQGIIRFAETAYQEIAYENDNFHGIYGGLHISPFDDWDPKYDDLVISLGKYGFERIGCNHCTGVLCAKKFINAGYPVVEGTAQFRSKDTAYLGNGDTITFG, encoded by the coding sequence ATGACTACTAAAAAGAAAGAAGTGAAACGCCGTGACTTTTTAAAAGGCGCAGCCACCGGTGTTGGCGTTGGTGTATTCGCAGCCATGGGTATGTATTCATACTCTGATGCCCGTAAAGAAATGTTTCCAAAAGTGGAGCGTAAGCAAAAAGATATCGGTGTATGCCGTTCTATCCACGTTACAAACATTTCAGAAACAAGCTGGTTTGATAACGCCACATTGATTGGTGATATTAAAAAAGGTGGCGGGTTGCTTGTAAACCAGTACGACTACAACTGGCCACCGTTCGGTAATGGAAAAGGACTCGGCAAAGGTTCATACGCAGATGGTATGGCCAAGATTAAAGAGTTCCTTCCTGATCGTCTTGATGAGGCGTGGGACGTAGTTTTAGAGAATTGCATTCATCCAGAGAACGCTGGTGGGTACTCGTGCCTCGTTGAAATGGAAGAAATGGATGGTAACAAGCGTAAGTTTCTGCTGGATTCCGGCTGGTCATACAAATGGATGGACGAGTGCTTTAAGCGCGAAGGCATCGATACCATGCTGCGGAACAAAGAAATTGAAGCGTTGTTCATTTCCCACGAACACTTTGACCATTACTGGGGATTGCCGGTTACATTAAAATATGATCCGGAAATAACCATTTATATACCTGAAGGGTTTTATGAAGAAGGGCTGCAATACATTAAGGACTGCGGGCACAAAGGTGAGGTTCATACCGTTAAAAACGGATTATTTGAAGTCGCACCGGGATTTGCAACCTACGTATTCCCTGTTCCGATTATCTGCCGAGTGTACGGTGAACAGTCATTGTACTTCAACATTGCAGATAAAGGGCTTGTAAGTGTTACCGGCTGTTGCCATCAGGGCATTATCCGGTTCGCAGAAACTGCCTATCAGGAAATTGCGTACGAGAACGACAATTTCCATGGAATCTATGGCGGTCTGCATATCTCTCCGTTTGACGACTGGGATCCAAAATATGACGACTTAGTTATCTCCCTAGGGAAATACGGATTTGAGCGCATTGGCTGCAACCATTGTACGGGTGTGTTGTGTGCCAAGAAGTTCATTAACGCCGGCTACCCTGTCGTAGAAGGCACCGCTCAATTCCGTTCTAAAGACACAGCCTATCTTGGTAATGGTGATACCATTACATTTGGATAG